In Vibrio lentus, a single genomic region encodes these proteins:
- a CDS encoding site-specific integrase has protein sequence MIDLSESIQVRIYKDIDNASFPVVVRGSGLPCCLYLNAYLNGNHKSTLSKVNSKKGKSKQSPSFYTRKKYAYELKFLYCFFMQKNIDLVERVASGSFLSIEEIDGYIRACKFYVDTEDESESGTVVSLSDKRIRDAIHATTNSQPEVSAHTFHQRLNRLKAYIEFLYVCHHYDKAETEQQISTDDQFNKFKLYISTAISSSRKDNTITKDPLESVIPSDKFFNLLEVIQERSSNNPFKSSKLRNQIITQILIDTGVRVGAVLKLKVSDLVDDWDNPRFLLTRTPDDPTDTRRLPAANKTKALSVSISHDLMKLIKLYIETVRKSTPNSHEHDFVFISEKGRTIGKPMSYNAIHKVIKTIGDCVGIALHPHLLRHKWNEIFENKAKAKGFSPDKIEDLRKYAMGWVEDSKMASVYNEFQLAMTVAEISSKNLSQSVPNLRGSK, from the coding sequence ATGATTGATTTGAGTGAAAGTATTCAAGTTAGGATATACAAAGATATAGATAACGCTTCTTTTCCCGTAGTTGTTCGCGGGAGTGGTCTACCTTGCTGCTTGTACCTTAACGCTTATCTCAATGGCAATCATAAGTCCACACTTTCAAAGGTGAATTCAAAAAAGGGGAAATCAAAACAGTCACCATCATTCTACACTCGAAAGAAATATGCTTATGAGTTGAAATTTTTGTACTGCTTCTTCATGCAAAAGAACATTGACCTTGTCGAGCGTGTAGCAAGTGGCTCTTTTCTATCTATCGAGGAAATAGACGGTTATATTCGTGCTTGTAAATTCTATGTGGACACTGAGGATGAGAGCGAAAGCGGCACTGTAGTTAGCCTTAGCGATAAAAGAATTAGGGATGCAATCCATGCGACAACCAACAGTCAACCAGAAGTATCAGCGCATACTTTTCATCAACGCCTCAACCGTCTTAAAGCCTACATTGAATTTTTATATGTGTGCCATCACTACGATAAAGCTGAGACTGAACAGCAAATCTCCACGGATGACCAATTTAATAAATTCAAACTCTACATCAGTACAGCAATTTCTAGCTCCCGAAAAGACAATACCATCACAAAAGATCCCCTTGAATCGGTCATTCCATCCGATAAATTTTTTAATTTATTAGAGGTTATTCAAGAGCGTTCTTCAAACAACCCCTTCAAGTCGAGCAAGCTTCGAAATCAAATTATCACTCAGATATTGATTGATACAGGTGTTCGTGTTGGGGCTGTCTTGAAATTGAAAGTGAGTGATTTAGTGGACGATTGGGACAATCCTAGATTCCTGCTCACCCGAACCCCCGATGACCCTACGGACACAAGGCGTCTTCCCGCTGCAAACAAAACAAAAGCATTATCTGTTTCAATCTCTCACGATTTAATGAAGCTGATTAAGCTCTACATCGAAACAGTGCGCAAAAGTACACCAAACTCTCATGAACATGATTTCGTTTTCATCTCAGAAAAAGGAAGAACTATCGGAAAGCCAATGTCTTACAACGCAATTCACAAAGTCATTAAGACGATTGGAGATTGTGTTGGGATAGCACTACATCCACATCTACTTCGTCATAAGTGGAATGAAATCTTTGAAAACAAAGCCAAAGCCAAAGGGTTCTCACCGGATAAAATCGAAGACCTTCGCAAATATGCAATGGGTTGGGTAGAAGATTCAAAAATGGCATCAGTCTACAACGAGTTCCAGTTAGCCATGACGGTAGCTGAAATTTCATCCAAGAACTTGAGCCAATCCGTACCCAACCTGAGAGGTAGCAAATGA
- the nth gene encoding endonuclease III: MNNVKRVEILERLRENNPKPETELNWNSPFELLIAVLLSAQATDVSVNKATDKLYPVANTPQAIFDLGVDGLKEYIKTIGLFNSKAENTIKTCRMLLDLHNGEVPEDRAALEALPGVGRKTANVVLNTAFGWPTIAVDTHIYRVSNRTKLAMGKTVDDVEAKLLKVIPKEFKLDVHHWLILHGRYTCVARKPRCGSCIIEDLCEYSPPKKT, from the coding sequence ATGAATAATGTAAAACGAGTAGAAATACTTGAGCGTTTAAGAGAAAACAATCCAAAGCCAGAAACTGAGCTTAACTGGAACAGCCCTTTCGAGTTGCTGATCGCCGTGCTCTTATCTGCGCAGGCAACCGATGTCAGCGTCAACAAAGCCACTGATAAGCTGTACCCTGTGGCTAATACTCCACAGGCTATTTTCGACCTAGGTGTCGACGGCCTAAAAGAGTACATCAAGACCATCGGCCTATTTAATTCGAAAGCAGAAAACACCATCAAAACGTGTCGTATGCTGCTTGACCTACATAATGGTGAAGTACCAGAAGATCGCGCTGCGTTAGAAGCCCTTCCAGGTGTAGGCCGCAAAACAGCAAACGTAGTGTTAAATACTGCATTCGGTTGGCCAACCATTGCCGTTGATACTCACATCTACCGTGTATCAAACCGCACCAAGTTAGCGATGGGTAAAACGGTCGACGATGTTGAGGCAAAGCTGCTCAAAGTCATTCCCAAAGAATTCAAATTAGATGTCCACCATTGGCTCATTCTTCATGGACGTTACACCTGTGTCGCGCGTAAACCACGCTGTGGCAGCTGTATCATTGAAGACCTGTGTGAGTACTCCCCACCAAAAAAAACGTAA
- a CDS encoding electron transport complex subunit E — protein sequence MSDHKTLIKNGMWANNPALVQLLGLCPLLAVSSTVTNALGLGIATLLVLVGSNVSVSLVRNHVPKEVRIPVFVMIIASLVTCVQLLMNAYAYGLYLSLGIFIPLIVTNCIIIGRAEAFASKNEVLPAAQDGFWMGLGMTSVLVVLGAMREVIGNGTLFDGADLLLGDWASVLRIQIFQFDNSFLLALLPPGAFIGVGFLIALKNIIDNQAKARQPKQEKPAIERARVTNA from the coding sequence ATGAGTGACCATAAAACACTAATTAAAAATGGCATGTGGGCCAACAACCCTGCCCTAGTGCAACTCCTTGGCTTATGTCCGCTGCTGGCTGTCTCTTCAACTGTGACTAATGCTCTTGGACTAGGTATCGCTACCTTGCTTGTATTAGTCGGGTCGAACGTGTCTGTTTCTCTGGTTCGAAACCATGTGCCAAAAGAAGTACGTATTCCAGTATTCGTGATGATCATTGCTTCACTGGTAACCTGTGTTCAACTTCTGATGAACGCCTACGCGTATGGCCTTTACCTCTCTTTGGGTATCTTTATCCCGCTGATCGTAACCAACTGTATCATCATTGGCCGAGCTGAAGCGTTCGCGTCTAAAAACGAAGTGCTACCGGCTGCTCAAGATGGTTTCTGGATGGGCCTTGGCATGACATCGGTACTGGTTGTATTAGGTGCGATGCGTGAGGTTATTGGTAACGGAACCCTATTTGATGGCGCAGACCTGCTCCTTGGTGATTGGGCTTCGGTATTACGAATCCAGATATTCCAATTTGATAACAGCTTCTTGTTAGCCCTACTACCACCCGGTGCTTTTATTGGTGTTGGTTTCTTGATTGCTTTGAAAAACATCATCGACAACCAAGCTAAAGCTAGACAGCCCAAACAAGAAAAACCAGCCATTGAACGCGCTCGCGTTACCAATGCCTGA